In the Chloroflexota bacterium genome, one interval contains:
- a CDS encoding GNAT family N-acetyltransferase, which produces MQELRTFNHNHLAELAPLIAASTAEGYSMVQRFYDEWQSGVQTFAQVGEGFWGIWQGQRLRAIGGISRDPYQPNIQIGRIRHVYVLPAWRRHGLAQQIVLHSLKHAAGHFAQISLYTSNPAAAQLYLRCGFAPATGLVRTTHCYNYPS; this is translated from the coding sequence ATGCAGGAGCTACGCACATTCAACCACAACCATCTGGCCGAATTGGCTCCTTTGATCGCCGCTAGCACCGCCGAAGGCTATAGCATGGTGCAACGTTTTTACGATGAATGGCAGAGTGGCGTACAAACCTTTGCCCAAGTTGGCGAGGGCTTTTGGGGCATTTGGCAAGGCCAGCGTTTGCGGGCAATTGGCGGCATCAGTCGCGACCCCTACCAACCAAACATTCAGATTGGGCGCATTCGCCATGTCTATGTGCTGCCAGCTTGGCGACGACATGGCTTGGCGCAACAAATTGTGCTGCATAGCCTGAAGCATGCTGCTGGCCACTTTGCACAAATTAGTTTATATACGAGCAATCCGGCGGCGGCGCAGTTGTATCTGCGTTGTGGGTTTGCGCCAGCGACCGGATTGGTGCGCACGACTCATTGCTACAACTACCCAAGCTAG